In Campylobacter vulpis, a genomic segment contains:
- a CDS encoding F0F1 ATP synthase subunit delta yields MMNMVAKKYAKAIALRADAGELYENLRILASAFALAKFRILAESAGIKKEKKLELIQSFFEKFSPNFNNFLKILIENSRLSCVPHIVKELERQNAFKENIFLGVVYASEKLDEQSLKEFENKLSAKFNVKIKLSVQITQIDGIKIALEELGYELSFSMKTLQNKLSEFILKTI; encoded by the coding sequence TTGATGAATATGGTAGCAAAGAAATATGCTAAAGCGATTGCTTTAAGAGCAGATGCTGGGGAGCTTTACGAAAATTTACGCATTTTAGCTTCAGCTTTTGCTTTAGCTAAATTTAGAATTTTAGCAGAGTCTGCTGGGATTAAAAAGGAAAAAAAACTAGAGCTTATCCAGTCTTTTTTTGAAAAATTTAGCCCGAATTTTAACAATTTTCTAAAAATTTTGATAGAAAATTCAAGACTTTCTTGTGTGCCACACATTGTTAAAGAGCTTGAAAGACAAAATGCCTTTAAAGAAAATATATTTTTGGGTGTGGTTTATGCGAGTGAGAAATTGGACGAGCAGAGTTTAAAAGAGTTTGAAAATAAGCTTAGTGCAAAATTTAATGTTAAAATTAAATTAAGCGTTCAAATTACACAAATTGATGGGATAAAAATTGCGTTGGAGGAGTTAGGTTACGAGCTTTCTTTCTCTATGAAAACTTTGCAAAATAAATTAAGCGAGTTTATACTTAAAACCATTTAA
- a CDS encoding F0F1 ATP synthase subunit B → MKRLIYLICLLPLGAVAAPSGSGEYDIIPRTVNFVIFAVILYYLLVNPVRHFYKSRILKISSRLDEIQKKLLESKSKKLDMMKKLEEAKANAAEALIVSKKEAEILANGIREELQEELALLDRHFEEQKEYELRKMEKEVISQVLAELFDENSACFGQKEIVNIMMKKAS, encoded by the coding sequence ATGAAAAGGTTAATTTATCTTATTTGTTTATTGCCTTTAGGTGCTGTTGCTGCACCGAGTGGAAGCGGAGAGTATGACATTATACCTAGGACGGTGAATTTTGTTATTTTTGCTGTGATACTCTATTATTTATTAGTCAATCCTGTGAGGCATTTTTACAAAAGTCGCATTTTAAAAATTTCTTCCAGATTAGATGAGATACAAAAAAAATTGCTTGAAAGTAAATCTAAAAAACTTGATATGATGAAAAAGCTAGAGGAGGCGAAGGCTAATGCTGCTGAGGCTTTGATTGTATCTAAAAAAGAAGCGGAAATTCTAGCAAATGGGATTAGAGAAGAATTGCAAGAAGAACTTGCACTTTTAGATAGGCATTTTGAAGAACAGAAAGAATATGAATTGAGAAAAATGGAAAAAGAGGTTATTTCTCAAGTTTTAGCCGAGCTTTTTGATGAAAATAGTGCGTGTTTTGGACAAAAAGAAATTGTTAATATTATGATGAAAAAGGCTTCTTGA